The genomic region CTCTATCCCCCCATATCTCTCTCCCCTATATCTTTATCTCCCACATCTCTATCTCCCCACATCTCTATCCCCCCCATATCTCTATCCCCCCCATATCTCTTATCTCCCCACATCTCTATCCCCCCCATATCTCTATCCCCCCCATATCTCCATCCCCCCCATATCTTTATCTCCCCCCTATATCTCTATCCCCCCATATCTCTATCTCCCCATATCTCTCCCCCCCATATCTCTATCCCCCCCATATCTCTATCCCCCCATATCTCTATCCCCCCACATCTCTATCCCCCCACATCTCTATCCCCCCACATCTCTATTCCCCCCACATCTCTATCCCCCCCATATCTTTATCTCCCCCCCACATCTCTATCCCCCCCATATCTTTATCTCCCCCCCACATCTCTATCCCCCCACATCTCTATCCCCCCATATCTCTATCCCCCCCATATCTCTATCCCCCCATATCTCTATCCCCCCATATCTCTATCCCCCCATATCTCTATCCCCCCCACATCTCTATCCCCCCATATCTCTATCCCCCCCATATCTTTATCTCCCCACATCTCTatccccccatatcttcatccCCCCCATATCTTTATCCCCCCCATATCTTTATCCCCCCCATATCTTTATCCGCCCCATATCTTTATCTCCCCATATCTCTATCTCCCCACATCTCTATCCCCCCCATATCTCTATCTCCCCATATCTCTATCCCCCCATATCTCTCTCCCCTATATCTTTATCTCCCCACATCTCTATCTCCCCACATCTCTATCCCCCCCATATCTCTATCCCCCCCATATCTCTTATCTCCCCACATCTCTATCCCCCCCATATCTCTATCCCCCCCATATCTCCATCCCCCCCATATCTTTATCTCCCCCCTATATCTCTATCCCCCCATATCTCTATCTCCCCATATCTCTCCCCCCCATATCTCTATCCCCCCCATATCTCTATCCCCCCATATCTCTATCCCCCCCACATCTCTATCCCCCCACATCTCTATCCCCCCACATCTCTATTCCCCCCACATCTCTATCCCCCCCATATCTTTATCTCCCCCCCACATCTCTATCCCCCCCATATCTTTATCTCCCCCCCACATCTCTATCCCCCCCACATCTCTATCCCCCCATATCTCTATCCCCCCCCATATCTTTATCCCCCCCATATCTCTATCCCCTATATCTTTATCTCCCCACATCTCTATCCCCCCCATATCTCTATCCCCCCCATATCTCCATCCCCCCCATATCTTTAtctcccccatctccccccTATATCTCTATCCCCCATATCTCTATCTCCCCATATCTCTCCCCCCCACATCTCTATCCCCCCCACATCTCTATCCCCCCCATATCTCTATCCCCCCATATCTTTATCCCCCCCATATCTTTATCCCCCCATATCTCTATCCCCCCACATCTCTATCCCCCCACATCTCTATCCCCCCATATCTCTATCCCCCCCATATCTCTATCCCCCCATATCTCTCTCCCCTATATCTCTATCTCCCCATATCTCCATCCCCCCCACATCTCTATCCCCCCCATATCTCTATCCCCCCACATCTCTATCTCCCCACATCTCTATCCCCCCCACATCTCTATCCCCCCATATCTTTATCCCCCCCATATCTTTATCCCCCCCATATCTTTATCCGCCCCATATCTTTATCTCCCCCATATCTCTATCTCCCCACATCTCTATCCCCCCCATATCTCTATCCCCCCCATATCTCTATCTCCCCACATCTCTATCCCCCCCACATCTCTATCCCCCCCATATCTCTATCCCCCCCATATCTCTATCTCCCCACATCTCTATCCCCCCCACATCTCTATCCCCCCATATCTCTATCCCCCCCATATCTCTTATCTCCCCACATCTCTATCTCCCCACATCTCTATCCCCCCCACATCTCTATCCCCCCACATCTCTATCCCCCCACATCTCTATCCCCCCCATATCTCTATCCCCCCCATATCTCTATCCCCCCCATATCTCTTATCTCCCCATATCTCTATCCCCCCCATATCTCTTATCTCCCCATATCTCTATCCCCCCCACATCTCTATCCCCCCCCCATTTATCCATCATCTCCACGTCCCCACCCCACACTGTCAGAACCGCTCTCACCCCCAATTACCCGCTCCCCAACGGCGTTGCTATCATTAACGCTCGTTCGCACTAATGAACTAACGCTAATTACCGCCGGCCGTGCCCTCCCCGCAGGTGGACGTGTCCCTGGACGGGGGCCGGACGTGGCGCGCGGCCGAGCTGCccgggcagcggggcgggcgctgGGCGTGGGCGCTGTGGGAGCTGCGGGCGCCGGTGGCCGCGGGCTCCAGGCTGGACATCGTCTGCAAGGCCGTGGACCGCAGCTACAACGTGCAGCCGGACAGCGTGGCACCCATCTGGAACCTGCGCGGCGTCCTCAGCAACGCCTGGCACCGCGTGCCCGTCACCGTCACCCGCTGAGtgccggggggcaccgggggaactgggggcactgggggcattggggacattggggacattgggggcactggggacattgggggcattgggggggcCTGGCACCGCGTGCCCGTCACCGTCACCCGCTGAGTGCCGGGGGGTACCGGGGGTACcgggggaactgggggcactggggacattggggacattggggacatcgggggcactgggggcattggggacactggggacactgggggcactgggggcattggggggccTGGCACCGCGTGCCCGTCACCGTCACCCGCTGAGtgccggggggcaccgggggtaccgggggaactgggggcactgggggcactgggggcactgggggcattgggggcactggggacattggggggtctGGCACCGCGTGCCCGTCACCGTCACCTGCTGAGtgccggggggcaccgggggtaccgggggaactgggggcattgggggcattggggacattgggggcactgggggcattgggggggcTGGCACCGCATGCCCGTCACCGTCAC from Aphelocoma coerulescens isolate FSJ_1873_10779 unplaced genomic scaffold, UR_Acoe_1.0 HiC_scaffold_168, whole genome shotgun sequence harbors:
- the LOC138100920 gene encoding LOW QUALITY PROTEIN: uncharacterized protein DR_0269-like (The sequence of the model RefSeq protein was modified relative to this genomic sequence to represent the inferred CDS: deleted 1 base in 1 codon) is translated as MSSLEPAATGARSSHSAHAQRPPRCPGSSAARHVRPPSRDTSTCGEGTAGVWGGDVEMMDKWGGDRDVGGIEIWGDKRYGGYGGDRDMGGIEMWGDKDIGDRDMGGIKIWGGIEIWGDRDVGGIEIDMGGIEMWGDKRYGGDRDMGGIEMWGDRDVGDKDIGERYGGDRDMGGIEMWGDKRYGGDRDMGGIEMWGDRDVGDKDIGER
- the LOC138100933 gene encoding homeobox protein ESX1-like; its protein translation is MSPMSPMPPVPPVPPVPPMPPAPPMPPVPPMSPMPPMPPVPPVPPVPPDPPMSPVPPMPPVPPVPPVPPVPPVPPVPPGPPMPPVPPVSPVSPMPPVPPMSPMSPMSPVPPVPPVPPVPPGTQRVTVTGTRCQAPPMPPMSPVPPMSPMSPMPPVPPVPPVPPGTQRVTVTGTRCQALLRTPRRFQMGATLSGCTL